Proteins from a genomic interval of Cucumis melo cultivar AY chromosome 7, USDA_Cmelo_AY_1.0, whole genome shotgun sequence:
- the LOC103494529 gene encoding protein WHAT'S THIS FACTOR 1, chloroplastic, which yields MALSSHFLTPADWHASLSSNLLSGSPLWLHSKVDLKCQRKENFITHYTLTPCSSIKIVRSRSLDRHAVKHNKTRFVQKLIILLLSKPKHYIPLHILSKCRGYLSLPRPRSLLSMIHRYPSIFELFSIPYPPTPLNATKLYPQLCVRLTAAAASIAKQDSDLKLVISNTLAEKLQKLLMLSSHHRILLSKLVHLAPDLSMPPNFRSRLCNDYPEKFRTVDTSYGRALELVSWDPELAKPLPCIQVPSRELIVDRPLKFNLLRLRKGLNLKRTHQEFLIKFRDLPDVCPYKTPASELAKESLESEKRACAVVREVLGMMIEKRTLIDHLTHFRKDFGLPNKLRGMIVRHPELFYVSLKGQRDSVFLVEGFDDKGALLEKDETLAIKNRWMALLKEGKRMRREKKKAQIYDSKYGNDHENNNHDHEMENDYDDNYDDGFESLFQYEDLDFEDENSGVPSIWSNGDFWTTNNVDISNDTDESHIEPW from the coding sequence ATGGCTTTATCTTCTCATTTCTTGACCCCTGCGGATTGGCATGCATCCCTTAGTTCAAACCTCCTCAGCGGCAGTCCTTTGTGGTTGCATTCCAAAGTCGACTTGAAGtgtcaaagaaaagaaaatttcataACTCATTATACTTTGACTCCTTGTTCCTCTATCAAGATTGTTCGCAGTCGTTCATTAGATCGGCATGCTGTAAAACATAACAAAACTCGATTTGTGCAAAAGCTGATAATCCTACTGCTATCTAAACCAAAGCATTATATACCACTACACATTCTTTCCAAATGCCGTGGCTATCTTTCCCTTCCCAGACCCCGCTCTCTCCTTTCAATGATTCATCGTTATCCTTccatttttgaacttttttcaaTCCCATATCCACCCACACCACTCAATGCAACAAAGCTTTACCCTCAACTTTGTGTCCGTCTAACCGCAGCAGCAGCATCTATTGCTAAACAGGACTCTGATCTCAAATTGGTAATTTCAAACACATTGGCTGAAAAGCTTCAGAAATTACTTATGCTTTCTTCACACCACAGGATTCTTTTATCAAAGCTGGTTCACCTTGCTCCCGATCTAAGTATGCCTCCAAATTTTAGGTCCCGTCTCTGTAATGATTATCCAGAAAAATTTAGGACTGTTGATACCTCATATGGCCGTGCACTGGAGCTTGTCTCCTGGGACCCCGAGTTGGCAAAGCCTTTACCTTGCATTCAAGTGCCTTCACGTGAGCTAATAGTGGATAGGCCGTTAAAATTCAACTTGTTGAGACTAAGAAAGGGGCTGAATTTGAAAAGAACCCACCAGGAATTTCTAATTAAGTTCAGGGATTTGCCAGATGTTTGCCCTTACAAAACTCCAGCGAGTGAGTTGGCCAAGGAGTCTCTCGAGTCAGAGAAACGAGCTTGTGCTGTGGTGCGAGAAGTATTGGGGATGATGATTGAGAAGAGGACTTTAATAGACCACTTGACACATTTCAGAAAAGATTTTGGGCTACCAAATAAACTGAGAGGAATGATTGTGAGGCATCCGGAGTTATTTTATGTGAGTTTGAAGGGTCAGAGAGACTCTGTATTCCTTGTGGAAGGATTTGACGATAAGGGTGCTCTTTTGGAGAAGGATGAGACTTTAGCAATAAAAAATCGATGGATGGCGCTTTTGAAGGAAGGGAAAAGGATGAGACGGGAGAAGAAGAAGGCTCAAATATATGACAGTAAATATGGAAATGATCATGAAAACAATAATCATGATCATGAGATGGAAAATGACTATGATGACAATTATGACGATGGTTTTGAGAGTTTATTTCAGTATGAGGATTTAGATTTTGAAGATGAGAACAGTGGTGTGCCAAGCATTTGGTCGAATGGAGACTTTTGGACTACAAATAACGTAGATATTAGTAATGATACAGATGAAAGTCACATAGAACCTTGGTGA